A single window of Salvia splendens isolate huo1 chromosome 6, SspV2, whole genome shotgun sequence DNA harbors:
- the LOC121806852 gene encoding DNA-directed RNA polymerase V subunit 5C-like isoform X1 has translation MQKVCIKSLVENGSLDSRRYYLARRTVIEMLSDRGYQVPGMDAQLRCSLADFRAEFGDHPEADRLRITAHRASNPSRKILVIFCEGFQMRKQNAVGILSQIADKEMLDKVILVVQSKMNSHAQKVLDEYSVKVETFLIADLLVNISKHFLEPKYEILSPGEKDTLLKKHAIEDNGYFIHEYKTKSDNRFQIVFLRLIIIEIYERRGML, from the exons ATGCAGAAAGTGTGCATCAAAAGTTTGGTGGAAAACGGCAGCCTCGATAGCCGCCGCTACTACCTCGCGCGGCGGACCGTCATCGAAATGCTGAGCGACCGAGGCTACCAAGTCCCCGGCATGGACGCACAGCTCCGCTGCTCTCTCGCCGACTTCCGCGCCGAGTTCGGCGACCATCCGGAGGCCGACCGCCTTCGCATCACCGCTCACCGTGCCTCCAATCCTTCACGGAag ATTCTGGTCATTTTCTGTGAAGGTTTTCAGATGAGAAAACAAAATGCTGTTGGTATACTGAGTCAGATTGCAGACAAAGAAATGCTGGACAAGGTGATACTAGTCGTGCAAAGCAAGATGAATTCCCATGCTCAAAAGGTTTTGGATGAGTATTCGGTTAAAGTGGAGACGTTTCTG ATTGCTGATTTGTTGGTTAATATCTCAAAGCATTTTCTGGAGCCGAAATATGAGATTCTGTCTCCTGGGGAGAAGGATACGCTTCTGAAGAAACATGCGATTGAAGACAATGGTTATTTCATACATGAGTATAAAACAAAATCAGACaacagatttcaaattgttTTCTTGCGCTTGATTATCATTGAAATTTATGAGCGACGAGGCATGCTTTGA
- the LOC121806852 gene encoding DNA-directed RNA polymerase V subunit 5C-like isoform X2: MQKVCIKSLVENGSLDSRRYYLARRTVIEMLSDRGYQVPGMDAQLRCSLADFRAEFGDHPEADRLRITAHRASNPSRKMRKQNAVGILSQIADKEMLDKVILVVQSKMNSHAQKVLDEYSVKVETFLIADLLVNISKHFLEPKYEILSPGEKDTLLKKHAIEDNGYFIHEYKTKSDNRFQIVFLRLIIIEIYERRGML; this comes from the exons ATGCAGAAAGTGTGCATCAAAAGTTTGGTGGAAAACGGCAGCCTCGATAGCCGCCGCTACTACCTCGCGCGGCGGACCGTCATCGAAATGCTGAGCGACCGAGGCTACCAAGTCCCCGGCATGGACGCACAGCTCCGCTGCTCTCTCGCCGACTTCCGCGCCGAGTTCGGCGACCATCCGGAGGCCGACCGCCTTCGCATCACCGCTCACCGTGCCTCCAATCCTTCACGGAag ATGAGAAAACAAAATGCTGTTGGTATACTGAGTCAGATTGCAGACAAAGAAATGCTGGACAAGGTGATACTAGTCGTGCAAAGCAAGATGAATTCCCATGCTCAAAAGGTTTTGGATGAGTATTCGGTTAAAGTGGAGACGTTTCTG ATTGCTGATTTGTTGGTTAATATCTCAAAGCATTTTCTGGAGCCGAAATATGAGATTCTGTCTCCTGGGGAGAAGGATACGCTTCTGAAGAAACATGCGATTGAAGACAATGGTTATTTCATACATGAGTATAAAACAAAATCAGACaacagatttcaaattgttTTCTTGCGCTTGATTATCATTGAAATTTATGAGCGACGAGGCATGCTTTGA